In Onychostoma macrolepis isolate SWU-2019 chromosome 12, ASM1243209v1, whole genome shotgun sequence, a single window of DNA contains:
- the LOC131551604 gene encoding galanin receptor 2a: protein MNASQQIHFSSNWKVESVIISVIFSIIFLVGTVGNCLVLAVIIRNGQMNTKSTNLFILNLGLADLCFIVFCVPLQATIYTMDEWVFGQFVCKAVHFIIYLTMYASIFTLAAVSLDRYLAIRYPLRSRETRTPRNALTSISLVWALSLFFSSPYLSYYQQMDLDGTTVCIPAWNNHHRRAMDVCTFIFGYLIPVLILGITYARTIRYLWTSVDPMQDMSESRKAKRKVTKMIIIVAALFCLCWLPHHLVILCMWFGHFPLNHTTYVLRILSHLVAYTNSCLNPIVYALVSKHFRKGFKKVFGCAFRNRVVNRIHTVQPVSLMEAASCEGSNHSDGSNRGRLWSKSSKKMMTSAFMTFNVT, encoded by the exons ATGAACGCATCTCAGCAGATCCACTTCTCTTCCAACTGGAAAGTTGAGTCGGTAATCATTTCTGTCATATTCTCGATTATTTTTTTGGTTGGGACCGTGGGGAACTGTCTTGTGCTCGCGGTTATCATTCGCAACGGCCAGATGAACACAAAGAGCACCAACCTGTTCATCCTGAACCTCGGGCTGGCGGACCTCTGCTTCATCGTCTTCTGCGTGCCTCTCCAGGCTACCATCTACACCATGGACGAGTGGGTTTTTGGGCAGTTTGTGTGCAAAGCTGTGCACTTTATCATCTACCTGACCATGTACGCGAGCATCTTTACGCTGGCAGCGGTGTCTCTGGACAG ATATCTCGCCATTCGGTATCCTCTGCGCTCAAGAGAGACCAGAACTCCTCGTAATGCTCTGACCTCCATCAGCCTTGTGTGGGCTCTATCGCTGTTCTTCTCCAGCCCTTATCTCAGCTACTACCAGCAGATGGATCTAGACGGGACCACCGTTTGCATCCCGGCGTGGAACAACCATCATCGTCGAGCCATGGACGTCTGCACCTTTATATTCGGCTACCTGATCCCAGTCCTTATTCTCGGCATCACGTACGCCCGCACCATCCGCTACCTCTGGACCTCTGTGGACCCCATGCAGGACATGTCAGAATCCCGCAAGGCCAAGCGCAAGGTGACCAAGATGATAATCATCGTGGCTGCGCTCTTCTGTTTATGTTGGCTGCCACATCACCTGGTTATCTTGTGCATGTGGTTCGGCCACTTCCCGCTCAACCACACGACCTACGTCCTCCGCATTCTCTCTCACCTGGTGGCGTACACCAACTCCTGCCTGAACCCCATCGTCTACGCCCTGGTGTCTAAACACTTCCGAAAGGGCTTCAAGAAGGTGTTTGGCTGTGCGTTTCGTAATCGGGTCGTAAACCGGATCCACACCGTGCAGCCGGTGAGCCTGATGGAAGCTGCTTCATGCGAAGGATCCAATCATAGCGATGGGTCAAACCGGGGTCGTCTCTGGAGCAAAAGTAGCAAGAAGATGATGACGAGTGCTTTCATGACATTTAATGTGACATAA
- the si:ch211-250n8.1 gene encoding uncharacterized protein si:ch211-250n8.1 isoform X3 — protein sequence MPAKDPLIETLKAEDDRLLLAARLAVPAVCILNLKSEGTVIDSNPHLASCCELLELILRKGLQQPVLSLAHRDYWHCFEQLLHHDTCGRLSSVSLAVQQTTACSKLITSQGRGRFFIRLMLMRRILGNVIKHLLHTNRVIEWYCPNVAILRNEEFVEPFLSLSMVLSEMNFKFSIENCSFLDESWLLPVCQFYEAVPCRELGMVLRYLDGRVFVLDLLQGSQAQVDMFAEPGDIIDEINGISLRNASNGQAGVVLSKLKGQPLSIHLIRWRGEDGSIYQPLIKHLRQLKQEKPSLQFGPKPASQQDRTAGQKRGQTQCVKDGRILYGVHLLGKANIGMYGGKEVLQHVIPVVLESSQARKVYLQLSKKYCWM from the exons ATGCCTGCAAAAGACCCGCTTATCGAAACACTTAAAG CTGAAGATGACAGGCTTCTGCTTGCTGCTCGGTTAGCAGTGCCTGCTG TGTGCATTCTGAATTTGAAATCGGAAGGCACTGTGATTGACTCCAACCCACACCTGGCATCCTGCTGTGAGCTCCTGGAACTTATACTGCGAAAGGGACTGCAGC AGCCTGTTCTCAGTTTGGCACATAGAGATTACTGGCATTGTTTTGAACAGCTTCTACACCACGACACATGTGGCAG GTTGAGTTCAGTTTCTTTGGCTGTGCAGCAGACCACAGCATGCAGCAAACTCATCACCTCTCAAGGTCGAGGACGCTTCTTCATACGGCTCATGCTGATGAGGAGAATCCTGGGAAATGTCATAAAACACCTGCTGCACACAAACAGAGTCATCGAG TGGTATTGCCCTAATGTTGCTATTCTGAGAAATGAGGAGTTTGTTg AACCGTTTCTTTCGCTGTCTATGGTGCTGTCAGAAATGAACTTTAAGTTCAGTATTGAG AACTGCAGCTTCCTGGATGAAAGCTGGCTGCTTCCG GTGTGTCAATTCTATGAAGCCGTTCCCTGTCGAGAGCTGGGGATGGTGCTCAG GTACCTAGATGGACGCGTCTTTGTACTGGACCTGCTTCAGGGTAGTCAAGCTCAGGTGGATATGTTTGCCGAGCCTGGTGACATTATTGATGAAATCAATGGGATATCACTGAGGAATGCTAGCAATGGGCAG GCAGGTGTGGTTCTGTCTAAGCTGAAGGGTCAGCCCCTTTCCATTCACTTGATTCGTTGGAGAGGAGAAGATGGGTCTATCTATCAGCCACTGATCAAACACTTACGGCAGCTCAAACAGGAAAAACCCTCACTTCAGTTTGGCCCAAAACCAGCCTCTCAGCAGGACAGAACTGCGGGTCAGAAGAGAGGGCAGACGCAGTGTGTGAAAGACGGCAG GATCCTGTACGGCGTGCACCTCTTAGGAAAAGCAAACATTGGAATG tATGGAGGAAAGGAGGTCCTGCAGCATGTCATTCCTGTGGTTCTGGAGAGCAGTCAGGCAAGAAAGGTATATCTACAATTGAGCAA